The Dyadobacter sandarakinus DNA window ACGCTGCGGCGATCCGCGCCAATGCCCAGGTGGAGCTCTCGCTTTCCACGCAGCCGATATTGCCGCAGTTGCATATCACTCCGTCTGCATTGATGGTTGAATGCCCTCCCAGGTTGCCGCCTATAAAGTTTTTGCCCCGCAATGGCGCTCCATTTACCAGCACTCCTGTTCCCACTCCGGTACCCAGGGTTACCAGTACGAGATCGCTGCTTCCTCTTCCCGCGCCATGCTTCCACTCACCCACCAGCGCAGCACGGGCATCATTTTCCACCGCGACGGGTACCCCGAAATTGGCTTGCGCCCACCGGTTAAGATCAACATTTTCGGCACCGGGATATTTTACATATTTTGACAAAATCCGTCCTGTATGAAAATTCACGATTCCGGGAAATGCAAAGCCGATGCCCGTCAGCCTGTATGAACCTGCAAAAACCAGCCGGCTCATTTCCAATCCAATGTCCGTCAGCCTTTGCTCAAACGTCAGCGCTGCATCTGCTTCCAGGTTTGCGTCTGCAATCAGCTGCCCGCCGGCAATAAGCCCGATTTTGATCCTGGTACCGCCAAAATCAATTCCTATAAATACATCTTTCATTGCTGCCTGCGGTTGATGGTCGATCATCGAATTTCCCCTGGTTCGGTCACCAGCTTCTTTCGATTTCTTCCAGCGTCCGGTTTTTTGTTTCCGGTATCTTTTTAAAAGTGAATATCCAGATGATCACAGCGTTGACCATAAAAATCCAGAATGTGGATGCGCCTCCGAATGTCTCCAGAAAATAGGGCGTAAGCTGGGTAATCACCACTACCCCAACCCATAGTACCAGTGTAGCGAGCGACATGGCAATGCCCCTGATCCTGGTCGGGAATATCTCCGACATCAGCACCCAGGGAATCGGGCCGAGTGACACGGCAAAACCGGCAATGTAACCCAGTATGAAAATCAGCAGCCAGGGTCCCTGATCCACATGAAAATGGAAACAGATACCGGTGGCAAAAAGGCAGATCACCATCACGGCAACCCCCCAGATCAGCAAGCTCCTCCTGCCTGCCCTGTCTATCAGCCAAATCGCCAGGCAGGTAAAAAGCAGGTTCACCAGCCCGATGATGATCGTTTGGGTAAATGCTGACTCAGCGCCGAAACCAATGCTTTTGAAGATTTCCGGCGCGTAGTAAATGACTGCATTGATACCGGTAATCTGTGAAAACAGCGCCAGCACAACCCCGATCAGCAATGGTTTACGAAGCTTTTGGTCCATCAGGTCACGCCAGCCGCCTTTTTCGTCGTGCAGACTTTCCGATATCTCGGCGTAAACTTTCAGCGACACTGCACTTCCATTGATTTTTTCGAGGATTTTTTTGGCTGCATCCCCCTTCGACTGCGCTGCAAGCCACCGCGGACTTTCCGGGACAAAAAACAACAACACAAAAAATACGACCGCGGGGATCACTTCCGAGCCCAGCATGTAGCGCCAGCCATTGGCCACATTCCAGGCTTGGTCGCCAGCCTGACTGATTTTAAGATTAATTACGTAAATGATATTGATCCCCAGCACAATCGCCAGCTGGTACAGGGTAACCAGGCGACCCCGTATGTGCGGAGGCGCTATTTCTGAAATGTACATCGGGCAAAGCATGGAAGCTGCGCCTACACCGACCCCGCCCAGCAGCCGCATGATAATGAAGCTGGTAAGATCGTCGACTACGGCCGAACCATAGGCAGGCAGTGCGAAAAGCACCGCGGTACCAATCAGTACCGCCTTCCGGCCATAGCGGTCGCTGAGGTACCCGGCCGACATAGCGCCGAGCACGCACCCCCAGATGGCGGCGCTGGCAGCCCAGCCAACCATCAGGGGAGAAAGGTTGAACCTCACCTGAAGATATCCGATGGCCCCGGCGATTACCGCCGTATCATAGCCAAAAAGAAAGCCTCCAAATGCGGCGACGCTCGTGATCAAAATGATATAGGGCAATCTGCTCCCGGCGGGTGCTACATCTGCTTTTTCCGTCATAATACTAGTGGCTTGCGTGAGTGGTGGGCTGCCCGAATTTCACCCGTACAAAGCGCGGGCGATACAGGTCAGGCTTTTTGGGTAACACGTCGAAAAACTGAAAGCTGTTCACATTATAGGAAATCAGCAGCTCCCCGGGCGCTGACAATGCGGGATGTGCCTTGGCATTGTACGTAAACAGGTCCGTATCCCGGATGTCGCTGGTGGTTTTGTAAAGAATGATCCGCTTTCCAAACGGACCGGCGGGCGTAGGTCCTACCTGCATGCATATTTCCGGAAGGATACCACCCAGCTGATACACCAGGGCATATTTTCCTTTTCCGAGTCTGCTTACGCTCATTTCATTGGACACCGAATCGCTGATTGCTCCGGCAGATTTCACATCCCTGGACCACCCACTGCTGTTCCGGAACTCCCACTGATCGAATGAATCGATCGCGCCAGGCTTTACCCTGGCCGTAACCAGCTGCTTGTTTTTGCCTTTGATGCCATACACATATACAAACCCATCTGCATCAGGCTCCCCGGCACCCTCCGTGTTGTTGAACACACCGGCACCGAAGGAAATCGTCTCTTCGCCGCTCCTGTAATTGTTGAAGGGCAGGGATTTCTGCTGCTGACCGGCATAGGGAAAAGGACTGCCGGCAGGTATCCGGATCAGCACATTGCCTGTTTCTTTAAAAGGAAAAGGTGACTTATCGTGGGTATTGGTAATCTGATAGGCAAAAATAAAAACGTCTTTACCGGCATCGGGATTTGCGAAACCGTCCCCGAGCCAGAGGTAGGTATCCTTGTCGGGCTTGTTTGTATCTGGTGTAAAAATGGCTTTGTAAGCATTCTTTTCGCCCGCAATCCTGAATGCAAGGTTTGATGACACAGGGGCTTTACCTTTCAGCAACGCAACGGAATTGTTAACCATCACAAAACCCGGCTGCAAGGTATCATTACGGATTTCACCTACCATGGTATCACTGAACAGGAACAGCAGGCTGTCGCTCTTCCCGTCGTCCTTCCCTGAGAGGGGTATGGCAAAAATCCCGTCTCCCCCGAACCAGCCCGACTTTCTCACAAACAGGTTCGTCCAGTCCGGTGCGGGCTCTGCCGTGAAATGCTTTTCATCGATTTCCTGCTGTGCTGCGTCGCCGCGCTCCCCGGACTGCTTACCGCCGCAGGAAAGCAGTACCGCCACGCAAAACAGCATGCTGCAACTTTTTAAAGATCTCATTTTCAGTAATTATAAGGGTCAGGAGCTTTACTATGTTCGAATGTATGAACATTTAAATGTATGTAAAATAGCAGGAAACAAAAATTGTTTAGGTAAATTTTGCCCTGAACTAAAAATCAGCCTGGCGGACCCTGATCAATACCAGATCAGGTACCCGGGTTTATATCATACAATGAGCAGTTTTAAATCCGGATCCATCTATATGAAAGCCAGGTTCAGCGTAGCAGTGGCATTATTGGTCATGCATTTGGCAGGTGCGCGCACAGCAGCACAGGATGTGTTAAAGTATGTTGATCCTGATATCGGTACAGCGCACAGCCGCTGGTTTTTTTACACGCCGGCGGCAGTCCCTTACGGCATGGCCAAACTTGCCCCGTCGACCAACGCGCATTACGGCAACCCTTCCGGCTGGGAAGCTGTCGGGTATGATACGCGGCAAAATTCCATTGAGGGATTTGTGCATTTTCATGAATGGCAGATCGGCGGGGTGAGCTATATGCCCGCTACCGGCACTCTCAAAACCAGGCCCGGCGATCTGGAAGGTACCAATACGGGTTACCGGTCCCGGTTCGACAGGAAAAATCAGGTGGCACAGCCTGGCTACTACAAGGTACTGCTGGACGATTACCAGATCACCGCGGAGCTTACCGCCACCAAAAGGGTGGGCTTTCAGCGCTATACCTTTCCCGAAAGTAAGCAGGCGCATATCATCCTGGATATCGGCAACAAGCAGGGCGAAAGCGACATGGTAACGGATGCCGGTATCAAAATGCTCGACGATACGCACTTTGAAGGTTTTGTGATCACCTATCCCAGGTATGTAAAAACTTACGATCCCGAGGGAAAGGTCGCCATGTATTTTTATGGTGAAATCAGCAAAAAACCGGCCGATGTAAGTGCATTTACTGCTGATCAGATCCAGGGACATCAGAAAAGCGCCACCGGCAAAGGTGCCGGGCTTGCGCTCCATTTCCAGACAAAAAACCAGGAAACGATTGAGGTGAAAACCGGCTTATCGTACACCTCCTGTGCCAATGCCAGGCAAAACTTTATGGCCGAAGCAAAAGGGCTGTCGTTTGACAAAGCAAAAACAGAGGCGCAAAAAACCTGGCAGCAGCAGCTGGGCAAATTTGCTGTGGACGACCCGGATGAACCCAATAAAATCAAATTTTATACCGGGTTATACCATGCCCTACTGGGCCGGGGCATCGCCAGCGATGTGAACGGTGCCTACCCGAAGCACGGTGGCCAGGTGGGGCAGCTGCCAAAGCAGAACGGCAGGCAAATGCCCTTTGAATTCATCAATACAGATGCTATCTGGGGGGCTTTCTGGAACATTACGCAGCTATGGTCGCTATCGTACCCGGAATGGTACGGCAGCTTCGTAAACACACATTTACAGATATTCAGGGACAAAGGCTGGTTCGGCGACGGCATTGCCAATAGTGAATTTGTATCCGGCGTGGGGACCAATTTTGTGGGTCTTGCCATTGCGGGAGCCTACCAGGCAGGCATCCGCAACTATGATACAGCTCTGGCGTACCAAGCCGTAAAAGCCAACGAACTAAACTACCGGAACCGTCCTGCCGGCTCGGGCAAGCTGGACATCAAAGCATTTCTTAAGCATGGCTTTGTGCCTTTTCCGGAAAACGCCGGGCAGGATTTCATAACTGATTCCCTTGGCTCCACCTTCGCAGGCTCCCATACACTGGAATACAGTTACAGTGCATTTGCTGCTGCACAAATGGCGAGCGCATTGGGCAAAACGGAAGATTATAATCAGTTTATCAAATTGTCGAACGGCTGGCGGGAGATCTTCAACCCGGAAAGCAAGCTGATGCACCCGAAGACCGCTGCCGGCATTTTTATACCAAAATTTGATCCGTACCAGCCCTGGCGGGGTTTTCAGGAAGGGAATGCAGTGCAATATACTTTTTATGTACCGCACAACCCGGCCGGACTCATCGGAGCGATCGGCAGGGACAGTTTCAACAGCAGGCTGGACAGTATTTTCACGGTATCGGAAAAACTTGGTTTCGGCGGAGGCAAAACGATCGACGCATTTGCAGGCATCAACTCCATTTACAATCATGGCAACCAGCCCAACCTGCACACAAGCTGGCTGTTCAACTTTTCGGGGAAGCCCTGGCTCACGCAGAAATGGACGCGCATGATCGGCAACGATTTTTATGGTACCGAACCCATTCACGGATATGGTTACGGCCAGGACGAAGACCAGGGACAGCTTGGGTCCGGGTATGTGCTGAATTCGCTCGGCTTGTTTGATGTAAAAGGCTTTACGGATCTCCGGCCGGTTGTTGAATTGGGCAGTCCTTTATTTAAACAGGTCACCATCACATTGGGTAATGGAAAAACGCTGGTTATTGAAACCAAAAATAACGCGAAGGACCATGTGTATGTCCAGTCTGCCAGCTTCAACGGAGCTCCGCTTGATAACTGCTGGCTGTACCGCGACGAGCTGATGCGGGGCGGCAAACTTACGTTTGTGATGGGTGCACAACCCAATATAAATTGGGGTACAAAAACGCCGCCGCCCTCCGCACAATAACCGGCCGGAAAATGCCCGCCGGCAGATCAGCCCCTACTCGCTCCGCAGGGATTTTACGGGATTGGTCAGGGCCGCTTTCACGCTCTGGAAACTCACTGTAAGCAAGGCAACCATGACGGTCACCAGCAGCGCCAGCAGGAAAAAGACAGGACTAAGTTCAATTTTATATTCAAAATTCATCAGCCAGCCTTTCAAAACCCACCATGCAACCGGAGCCGCCAACAGGAATGCAATGCCGATCAACTGCATGAACTCTTTATTGAAAAGCCATAAAATGCTGCGAACGCTTACGCCGAGTACCTTGCGCACTCCTACCTCCCTGGTCCGCTGCACCACCATGAACAGAACAAGTCCGTACAAACCCATGCACCCGATCAGCAGTGCGACACCTGCATAAAAGTTGATCAGACTGCCCATGGTCTGTTCAGCCTGGTAAGCTTCCCTGATCTGGTCGTCTACAAATGCAGGTTCAAAAAAACTGTCCGCATAAACCTGGTTGTACGCTTTTTCGAGCTGTTTGAGTGCCCGGCTGTAATGGGTGGAGCGCAGTTGAATGTTGGCAGAATAGTATCCGCTCGCAAATGTGGTAAGGAATATGGGGCTGATCTGTTTTTTGAGATCCGACTGGTTATAATCTTTCAGAACACCGACAATCTCCAGCGGAGCAAAACCTCCTTTATACAGCAGCTTACCCAATATGCCCGAAGGTTGGGTAAAGCCCAGCCTTTTCATAAATGTTTCATTAATAAGTACTTCCCTCGCCGTATCGGATGGCTGCACATTGCGCCCCGCCAGTAGTTTCAGGTTATACAATCCGATGTAATCCGCATCGATCCAGGTTTGCTGCGGGGTATAGGGTTCTTCCTGTAAACGCGTATCAAACCGCACAACCGTTTGGCTCG harbors:
- a CDS encoding ROK family protein translates to MIDHQPQAAMKDVFIGIDFGGTRIKIGLIAGGQLIADANLEADAALTFEQRLTDIGLEMSRLVFAGSYRLTGIGFAFPGIVNFHTGRILSKYVKYPGAENVDLNRWAQANFGVPVAVENDARAALVGEWKHGAGRGSSDLVLVTLGTGVGTGVLVNGAPLRGKNFIGGNLGGHSTINADGVICNCGNIGCVESESSTWALARIAAASPGFSESRLAALDLIDFKNLFELAEQEDALAVSLLDRCLRVWSLCVINLVHAYDPEKVIFGGGIMKSSQVILPYIRQMLDKHAWVSAADVELVVAAQPEHAGIWGIYELFKQKNH
- a CDS encoding sugar porter family MFS transporter, giving the protein MTEKADVAPAGSRLPYIILITSVAAFGGFLFGYDTAVIAGAIGYLQVRFNLSPLMVGWAASAAIWGCVLGAMSAGYLSDRYGRKAVLIGTAVLFALPAYGSAVVDDLTSFIIMRLLGGVGVGAASMLCPMYISEIAPPHIRGRLVTLYQLAIVLGINIIYVINLKISQAGDQAWNVANGWRYMLGSEVIPAVVFFVLLFFVPESPRWLAAQSKGDAAKKILEKINGSAVSLKVYAEISESLHDEKGGWRDLMDQKLRKPLLIGVVLALFSQITGINAVIYYAPEIFKSIGFGAESAFTQTIIIGLVNLLFTCLAIWLIDRAGRRSLLIWGVAVMVICLFATGICFHFHVDQGPWLLIFILGYIAGFAVSLGPIPWVLMSEIFPTRIRGIAMSLATLVLWVGVVVITQLTPYFLETFGGASTFWIFMVNAVIIWIFTFKKIPETKNRTLEEIERSW
- a CDS encoding DUF4185 domain-containing protein; the encoded protein is MLFCVAVLLSCGGKQSGERGDAAQQEIDEKHFTAEPAPDWTNLFVRKSGWFGGDGIFAIPLSGKDDGKSDSLLFLFSDTMVGEIRNDTLQPGFVMVNNSVALLKGKAPVSSNLAFRIAGEKNAYKAIFTPDTNKPDKDTYLWLGDGFANPDAGKDVFIFAYQITNTHDKSPFPFKETGNVLIRIPAGSPFPYAGQQQKSLPFNNYRSGEETISFGAGVFNNTEGAGEPDADGFVYVYGIKGKNKQLVTARVKPGAIDSFDQWEFRNSSGWSRDVKSAGAISDSVSNEMSVSRLGKGKYALVYQLGGILPEICMQVGPTPAGPFGKRIILYKTTSDIRDTDLFTYNAKAHPALSAPGELLISYNVNSFQFFDVLPKKPDLYRPRFVRVKFGQPTTHASH
- a CDS encoding GH92 family glycosyl hydrolase, yielding MSSFKSGSIYMKARFSVAVALLVMHLAGARTAAQDVLKYVDPDIGTAHSRWFFYTPAAVPYGMAKLAPSTNAHYGNPSGWEAVGYDTRQNSIEGFVHFHEWQIGGVSYMPATGTLKTRPGDLEGTNTGYRSRFDRKNQVAQPGYYKVLLDDYQITAELTATKRVGFQRYTFPESKQAHIILDIGNKQGESDMVTDAGIKMLDDTHFEGFVITYPRYVKTYDPEGKVAMYFYGEISKKPADVSAFTADQIQGHQKSATGKGAGLALHFQTKNQETIEVKTGLSYTSCANARQNFMAEAKGLSFDKAKTEAQKTWQQQLGKFAVDDPDEPNKIKFYTGLYHALLGRGIASDVNGAYPKHGGQVGQLPKQNGRQMPFEFINTDAIWGAFWNITQLWSLSYPEWYGSFVNTHLQIFRDKGWFGDGIANSEFVSGVGTNFVGLAIAGAYQAGIRNYDTALAYQAVKANELNYRNRPAGSGKLDIKAFLKHGFVPFPENAGQDFITDSLGSTFAGSHTLEYSYSAFAAAQMASALGKTEDYNQFIKLSNGWREIFNPESKLMHPKTAAGIFIPKFDPYQPWRGFQEGNAVQYTFYVPHNPAGLIGAIGRDSFNSRLDSIFTVSEKLGFGGGKTIDAFAGINSIYNHGNQPNLHTSWLFNFSGKPWLTQKWTRMIGNDFYGTEPIHGYGYGQDEDQGQLGSGYVLNSLGLFDVKGFTDLRPVVELGSPLFKQVTITLGNGKTLVIETKNNAKDHVYVQSASFNGAPLDNCWLYRDELMRGGKLTFVMGAQPNINWGTKTPPPSAQ